Proteins co-encoded in one Haloarcula pelagica genomic window:
- the serS gene encoding serine--tRNA ligase produces the protein MLSRQFVRENPETVRDAIERKGVTGVDLDEILDIDEEWRGLKAEGDGLRQERNEISSKIGQYKQEGDEEAAQEAIERSQELKAELQEVEERAEELEDRLEAALLELPNVPHESVPTGEGEADNVERYRRGFDDLRELPDEVVPHYDLGEEMDILDFERGAKVSGGGYQFVKGEGARLEHALIQFMLDVHREQDYTDVLPPIPVNSASMEGTGQLPKFDDDAYRVGARQDDDYDDDDLWLLPTAEVPVTNMYRDEIMLDDDLPVKHQAFSPNFRREAGEHGTETRGYVRVHQFHKVELVNFVRPEDSYDRLEGLLGEAEAVLDRLDLPYRVLDMCTGDMGFTQAKKYDIEVWAPGDDMDDGPAVGGRWLEVSSVSNFEDFQARRAGLRYRPERHESAEYLHTLNGSGLAVPRVLVAILEYYQNDDGTVTVPEPLRPYMGGQEVIEGHEPVGESAVGAGEKE, from the coding sequence ATGTTATCGAGACAGTTCGTCCGGGAGAACCCCGAGACGGTCCGGGACGCCATCGAACGCAAGGGCGTCACGGGCGTCGATCTCGACGAGATCCTCGACATCGACGAGGAGTGGCGCGGACTGAAAGCCGAGGGCGACGGCCTGCGCCAGGAGCGCAACGAGATCTCCAGCAAGATCGGCCAGTACAAACAGGAGGGCGATGAGGAGGCTGCCCAGGAAGCCATCGAGCGCTCCCAGGAGCTGAAAGCCGAACTGCAGGAAGTCGAGGAGCGCGCCGAGGAACTGGAAGACCGGCTGGAGGCGGCGCTGCTGGAACTGCCCAACGTCCCCCACGAGTCGGTCCCGACCGGCGAGGGCGAGGCCGACAACGTCGAGCGGTACCGCCGCGGGTTCGACGACCTGCGCGAGCTTCCGGATGAGGTCGTCCCTCACTACGATCTGGGCGAGGAGATGGACATCCTCGACTTCGAGCGCGGCGCGAAGGTCTCGGGCGGAGGCTACCAGTTCGTCAAGGGCGAGGGCGCCCGGCTGGAACACGCCCTGATCCAGTTCATGCTGGATGTCCACCGCGAGCAGGACTACACGGACGTGTTGCCGCCGATCCCCGTCAACTCCGCCTCGATGGAGGGGACCGGTCAGCTCCCGAAGTTCGACGACGACGCCTACCGCGTGGGCGCCCGCCAGGACGACGACTACGACGACGACGACCTGTGGCTGCTCCCGACGGCGGAGGTACCGGTCACGAACATGTATCGCGATGAGATCATGCTCGACGACGACCTCCCGGTCAAACACCAGGCGTTCTCGCCGAACTTCCGGCGCGAGGCCGGCGAACACGGCACGGAAACGCGGGGCTACGTCCGCGTCCACCAGTTCCACAAGGTCGAACTCGTCAACTTCGTCCGGCCCGAGGACAGCTACGACCGTCTGGAGGGACTGCTGGGCGAGGCCGAAGCGGTGCTGGATCGCCTGGACCTGCCCTACCGCGTGCTGGACATGTGCACCGGTGACATGGGATTCACCCAGGCCAAGAAGTACGACATCGAGGTGTGGGCGCCCGGCGACGACATGGACGACGGCCCCGCGGTCGGTGGCCGCTGGCTCGAAGTCTCCTCGGTGTCGAACTTCGAGGACTTCCAGGCCCGACGGGCCGGCCTGCGCTACCGGCCCGAGCGCCACGAGTCCGCGGAGTACCTCCACACGCTCAACGGCTCCGGGCTCGCGGTGCCCCGTGTCCTCGTCGCCATCCTGGAGTACTACCAGAACGACGACGGGACGGTGACGGTCCCCGAACCGCTGCGTCCGTACATGGGCGGCCAGGAAGTCATCGAAGGGCACGAACCCGTCGGCGAGAGCGCGGTCGGCGCCGGCGAGAAGGAGTAG
- a CDS encoding uracil-DNA glycosylase: protein MPTFPAPDSQHALADDCRRCPALADARDCISWGNGPPDAAVVVVGEAPAAGDPDADRWRGGNLTGLAYTSRASGRKIRDLLADAGFGHEDCYFTNAVKCHPPDNRDPTAAELANCRPYLVEEVETVQPRAVVTTGKHATKTVLALDDQSLDGFLDSVLDPRESDTLGVPVVPLLHPSYQEVWLARLGYDRDGYVDAIRETVADCRS, encoded by the coding sequence ATGCCGACGTTTCCCGCTCCCGACAGCCAGCACGCGCTGGCCGACGACTGTCGGCGCTGCCCCGCGCTGGCCGACGCCCGCGACTGCATCTCCTGGGGGAACGGCCCGCCCGACGCCGCCGTGGTCGTCGTCGGCGAAGCGCCGGCCGCCGGTGACCCCGACGCCGACCGCTGGCGGGGCGGGAATCTGACCGGGCTGGCCTACACCTCGCGGGCGTCGGGTCGGAAGATCCGGGACCTGCTGGCCGACGCCGGCTTCGGCCACGAGGACTGTTACTTCACGAACGCGGTGAAGTGCCACCCACCGGACAACCGGGACCCGACCGCCGCGGAACTCGCCAACTGCCGGCCCTACCTCGTCGAGGAGGTCGAGACGGTCCAGCCGCGTGCGGTCGTGACGACCGGGAAGCACGCGACGAAAACGGTGCTAGCGCTGGACGACCAGTCCCTCGACGGCTTCCTCGATTCGGTCCTCGATCCGCGTGAGAGCGACACGCTTGGCGTCCCGGTCGTTCCCCTTCTCCACCCGAGTTATCAGGAGGTGTGGCTCGCACGCCTGGGCTACGACCGCGACGGCTACGTCGACGCGATCCGCGAGACGGTCGCTGACTGTCGGTCGTAA
- a CDS encoding nuclear transport factor 2 family protein produces MEPTELVRAYYRAIDAGEYDSLADLLAAEFVHHRPDRTLDGRDRFVRFMREERPQPDTTHHLDRVYEPVEGGGEVAVRGRLEAADGDVLFGFVDVFTVDGHITELHTYTD; encoded by the coding sequence GTGGAGCCGACCGAACTGGTCCGGGCGTACTACCGGGCCATCGACGCCGGCGAGTACGACTCGCTCGCCGACCTACTGGCGGCGGAGTTCGTCCACCACCGTCCCGACCGGACCCTCGACGGCCGTGACCGGTTCGTCCGGTTCATGCGCGAGGAGCGGCCCCAGCCCGACACGACCCACCATCTGGATCGGGTGTACGAGCCGGTCGAGGGCGGGGGTGAGGTCGCCGTCCGCGGCCGGCTGGAAGCGGCCGACGGCGACGTGTTGTTCGGCTTCGTCGACGTGTTCACCGTCGACGGCCACATCACCGAGTTACACACCTACACCGACTGA
- a CDS encoding DUF4177 domain-containing protein — protein MPSYEYKVFEVDTGMFGSSSVPEDELNDLGADGWEVAAPITEKSGQTAALLLQRER, from the coding sequence ATGCCCTCCTACGAGTACAAGGTGTTCGAGGTCGACACCGGCATGTTCGGTTCGAGCAGCGTCCCCGAAGACGAGTTGAACGACCTGGGTGCGGACGGCTGGGAAGTCGCCGCGCCGATCACCGAAAAGAGCGGTCAGACCGCCGCCTTACTCCTCCAGCGCGAGCGGTGA
- the proB gene encoding glutamate 5-kinase, which yields MSDAVDAETVSATRRLAADAQRVIVKAGTNSLTDDESNLDDEKLDKLVDDLEDLLSRGKEVLLVSSGAVGAGIGRVDHPTGTVEESQALSTVGQSHLMRRYTESFERYDRKVAQILITEHDLENPERFTNFRNTVETLLDWGIVPIINENDAVATEELQIGDNDMISASIAIGVDVDLLVTLTDVGGVYTGNPKENPDAERIPVVGQNYSEVEGIVSDSSTGGFGGIQTKVSGARDVSEHGIPAIIARSTEPDVLEKVANAESVGTIFVPINGDVDD from the coding sequence ATGAGTGACGCCGTCGACGCCGAGACCGTCTCGGCGACCCGGCGACTCGCGGCCGACGCCCAGCGGGTCATCGTCAAGGCCGGCACGAACTCCCTGACCGACGACGAGTCGAACTTAGACGACGAGAAGCTCGACAAACTCGTCGACGACCTGGAGGACCTGCTCTCGCGGGGGAAGGAGGTCCTGCTTGTCTCCTCCGGTGCCGTCGGCGCGGGCATCGGCCGGGTCGACCATCCCACGGGGACCGTCGAGGAGTCCCAGGCCCTCTCGACGGTCGGCCAGAGCCACCTGATGCGTCGCTACACCGAGAGCTTCGAGCGCTACGACCGGAAGGTCGCCCAGATCCTCATCACCGAACACGACCTGGAGAACCCCGAGCGGTTCACGAACTTCCGCAACACCGTCGAGACGCTGCTGGACTGGGGGATCGTCCCCATCATCAACGAGAACGACGCCGTCGCCACCGAGGAGCTCCAGATCGGCGACAACGACATGATCTCGGCCTCCATCGCCATCGGCGTCGACGTTGACCTGCTGGTGACCCTGACCGACGTGGGCGGCGTCTACACCGGCAACCCGAAGGAAAACCCCGACGCCGAGCGCATCCCGGTCGTCGGCCAGAACTACAGCGAGGTCGAGGGGATCGTCTCCGACAGTTCGACGGGCGGGTTCGGCGGCATCCAGACGAAAGTCAGCGGTGCTCGCGATGTCAGCGAACACGGCATCCCCGCGATCATCGCCCGGTCGACCGAACCGGACGTACTGGAGAAGGTCGCCAACGCGGAATCGGTGGGCACAATATTCGTGCCGATCAACGGGGACGTAGATGACTGA
- a CDS encoding rhomboid family intramembrane serine protease has protein sequence MPRLTESPTVVTLGAIGAVFALQQVVGLILPQTLVFGMSRPVAQPWTLVTSVYAHGGPSHLLSNAVALAVLGFLLERETTSLRYHTFFVLTGTIAGLAEVYAARLLGPVVPWMVGQVNVLGASGAIFAFLGYLLASNRLTETVVGGVSLSPRAQLALGGLCAAAITIATANPGVALIAHFTGLLLGFLAGRAHLLRPGTALDGPEPTNP, from the coding sequence ATGCCCCGCCTCACCGAGAGCCCGACGGTCGTCACGCTCGGGGCCATCGGCGCCGTCTTCGCCCTCCAGCAGGTCGTCGGACTGATCCTCCCGCAGACGCTCGTGTTCGGGATGTCACGCCCGGTCGCACAGCCGTGGACGCTCGTGACCAGCGTCTACGCTCACGGCGGCCCCTCCCACCTGCTGTCCAACGCCGTCGCGCTGGCAGTGCTTGGCTTCCTGCTCGAACGCGAGACGACCAGTCTGCGCTATCACACCTTCTTCGTCCTCACCGGGACGATCGCCGGCCTGGCCGAGGTGTACGCCGCCCGCCTGCTCGGGCCGGTCGTCCCGTGGATGGTCGGTCAGGTCAACGTGCTGGGCGCGAGCGGTGCCATCTTCGCGTTCCTGGGCTACCTGCTGGCCTCGAACCGGCTGACCGAGACAGTCGTCGGCGGCGTCTCGCTGTCGCCGCGGGCGCAACTCGCGCTGGGCGGCCTGTGTGCGGCGGCTATCACCATCGCGACCGCCAACCCCGGCGTGGCGCTGATCGCACACTTCACCGGCCTCCTGCTCGGCTTCCTGGCCGGCCGCGCCCACCTCCTGCGGCCCGGGACCGCCCTCGACGGGCCGGAGCCGACGAACCCCTAA
- a CDS encoding ribonuclease H-like domain-containing protein — protein sequence MRVENSFIGVEGVGEKTERSIWEQGVTHWDEFEPGVVGGKRGQRIGSFIDEGRDRLAAADVDYFDRAFPSSEQWRLYETFRDRACFFDIETTGLDEHRNQVTTVSLHHDGETQTLVAGDDLTAGNLRAAFADAGLLVTFNGKRFDVPFLEANFDVDLDHPHLDLMYTCKKLGLSGGLKQVEQDIGIERDRPDISGRDAVRLWREHERGVDGSLETLISYNREDTVNLRTLADRVTGDLDDELFLG from the coding sequence GTGCGCGTCGAGAACAGTTTCATCGGGGTCGAGGGCGTCGGCGAGAAGACCGAACGGAGCATCTGGGAGCAGGGGGTCACCCACTGGGACGAGTTCGAACCGGGGGTCGTCGGCGGGAAACGCGGCCAGCGAATCGGGTCGTTCATCGACGAGGGCCGGGACCGACTCGCGGCGGCCGATGTCGACTACTTCGACCGGGCGTTCCCCAGCAGCGAGCAGTGGCGCCTCTACGAGACGTTCCGCGACCGGGCCTGTTTCTTCGACATCGAGACGACGGGGCTGGACGAACACCGTAATCAGGTGACGACGGTCAGCCTCCATCACGACGGCGAGACACAGACGCTGGTGGCCGGCGACGACCTCACTGCCGGGAACCTGCGGGCGGCCTTCGCCGACGCCGGCCTGCTGGTGACGTTCAACGGCAAGCGCTTCGACGTGCCCTTCCTGGAGGCGAACTTCGATGTCGACCTCGATCACCCCCACCTCGACCTCATGTACACCTGCAAGAAGCTCGGCCTCTCGGGCGGGCTCAAGCAGGTCGAGCAGGACATCGGTATCGAACGGGACCGGCCGGACATCTCCGGGCGGGACGCGGTGCGGCTGTGGCGGGAGCACGAACGCGGCGTCGACGGCTCGCTGGAGACGCTGATCTCGTACAACCGCGAGGACACCGTCAACCTCCGGACGCTCGCCGACCGGGTGACCGGCGATCTGGACGACGAACTGTTTCTCGGTTAG
- a CDS encoding NUDIX hydrolase, producing the protein MGSDTSTRQGRSVDHGSGGFTVRRGAKALVRTDSSVLLVRERHGDGTPFWTLPGGGVEPGECPETGLRRELREELGCRVYVGAPGAWFPYRHQGRADVVSVYTVFDCLLASGVEPNAGEGVFACRWVDPAAVPATTLPQVRQLCRSLADGE; encoded by the coding sequence ATGGGCAGCGACACGAGCACGCGGCAGGGTCGGTCCGTCGACCACGGTTCCGGCGGGTTCACGGTCCGGCGGGGCGCCAAGGCGCTGGTGCGGACCGACTCGTCGGTGCTGCTCGTCCGGGAGCGCCACGGCGACGGGACGCCGTTCTGGACGCTGCCCGGCGGCGGCGTCGAGCCCGGGGAGTGCCCCGAGACGGGGCTTCGCCGGGAACTCCGCGAGGAACTGGGCTGTCGGGTGTACGTCGGGGCGCCCGGCGCGTGGTTCCCCTACCGGCACCAGGGACGGGCTGACGTGGTGTCTGTCTACACCGTCTTCGACTGCCTGCTGGCCTCGGGCGTCGAGCCAAACGCCGGCGAAGGCGTCTTCGCGTGTCGGTGGGTCGATCCCGCCGCGGTTCCGGCGACGACGCTCCCGCAGGTCCGACAGCTCTGTCGCTCCCTCGCCGACGGCGAGTGA
- a CDS encoding ParA family protein, whose translation MGLSTLAFVGATGGAGTTRLAVETAATLARDGHSVTVLDAAFATQGLATYVPESIRGDTTAVATGEATLSEATYDADFDVAGRVALCPAHAPFERIARAKTPEHAQAFEQAVAEAADRYDHVLLDVPPVAANQALAAVDAAQRRALVAPATARGRDLVPQQRGRLQDIDAPADAVVATRTDAADAVAIEDADHAVPAGDPNRTRPSALDPNTPLAPAVADTTEALLDVELGLSFDSGGLL comes from the coding sequence ATGGGACTGTCGACGCTCGCGTTCGTGGGTGCGACGGGTGGTGCAGGGACGACGCGACTGGCCGTCGAGACGGCGGCGACGCTGGCCCGGGACGGCCACTCGGTCACCGTCCTCGACGCGGCCTTCGCCACGCAGGGGCTGGCGACGTACGTTCCCGAGTCGATCCGCGGGGACACGACGGCGGTCGCGACCGGCGAGGCGACGCTCTCGGAGGCGACCTACGACGCCGACTTCGACGTGGCCGGTCGGGTCGCGCTCTGTCCGGCCCACGCCCCCTTCGAACGGATCGCTCGGGCGAAGACGCCGGAGCACGCACAGGCGTTCGAACAGGCCGTCGCCGAGGCGGCCGACCGGTACGACCACGTCCTGCTGGACGTGCCGCCGGTCGCCGCCAACCAGGCGCTTGCCGCCGTCGACGCCGCGCAACGCCGTGCGCTGGTCGCGCCGGCGACTGCGCGGGGCCGTGATCTGGTGCCACAGCAACGCGGCCGATTACAGGACATCGACGCCCCCGCAGACGCGGTCGTCGCCACGCGGACCGACGCCGCCGACGCCGTCGCCATCGAGGACGCCGACCACGCGGTTCCGGCCGGCGACCCGAACCGGACGCGGCCGTCCGCACTGGACCCGAACACGCCGCTCGCGCCGGCTGTCGCCGACACCACCGAGGCGCTGTTGGACGTGGAACTGGGGCTCTCGTTCGATTCCGGCGGCCTGCTCTAG
- the proC gene encoding pyrroline-5-carboxylate reductase: protein MGSALVTGLWKSGNHTVIACDLDPAALAAVADYSTETTEDISRAAEADVVFVAVKPDIVEAVLSELDLSPEQTLVTIAAGVPTDFVEARTDADVVRIMPNLAAETRDMAAAATGDLSPAVRELLDDVGEFAEIEEAQMDIATAVNGSGPAFVFYLIDAMTQAGVAGGLDHEEAETLAAQTFKGAAETILRDDRSADELIDAVCSPNGTTIEGMEVLWDSDADEAVADAVAAAERRSKELAADFEDE from the coding sequence ATGGGCAGTGCCCTCGTCACGGGCCTCTGGAAGTCCGGGAACCACACGGTCATCGCGTGTGATCTCGACCCGGCGGCCCTGGCGGCAGTCGCCGACTACAGCACGGAGACGACGGAGGACATCTCGCGGGCCGCGGAGGCGGACGTGGTGTTCGTCGCCGTCAAGCCCGACATCGTCGAGGCGGTGCTCTCCGAACTGGACCTCTCCCCGGAGCAGACGCTGGTCACCATCGCCGCCGGCGTCCCCACCGACTTCGTCGAGGCCCGGACCGACGCCGACGTGGTCCGGATCATGCCGAACCTGGCTGCCGAGACCCGGGACATGGCCGCCGCCGCGACCGGCGACCTCTCGCCGGCGGTCCGGGAGCTACTGGACGACGTGGGCGAGTTCGCCGAGATCGAGGAGGCACAGATGGACATCGCAACCGCCGTCAACGGCTCCGGGCCGGCGTTCGTCTTCTATCTCATCGACGCGATGACCCAGGCCGGCGTCGCGGGCGGGCTCGACCACGAGGAGGCCGAGACGCTTGCGGCACAGACGTTCAAGGGCGCCGCCGAGACGATCCTGCGGGACGACCGCAGCGCCGACGAACTGATCGACGCCGTCTGCTCGCCCAACGGGACGACGATCGAAGGGATGGAGGTCCTCTGGGACAGCGACGCCGACGAGGCCGTCGCCGACGCGGTCGCGGCCGCCGAGCGGCGTTCGAAGGAACTCGCGGCCGACTTCGAGGATGAGTGA
- a CDS encoding glutamate-5-semialdehyde dehydrogenase: MTDATERQVEQAQSAALRLANVDAADRDAALEAIADAIRANSEAILEANADDVAEAEELLAEGEYTQALVDRLKLDAGKLDSIAGMVESVADQADPLGKTLAARELDDDLELYKVAVPIGVVGTIFESRPDALVQIAALALKSGNAVILKGGSEASESNRVLYETIVEATSEMPDGWATLIEAHEEVDALLEMDDKVDLVMPRGSSEFVSYIQDNTQIPVLGHTEGVCHVYVDDDADLGMAEDIAFDAKVQYPAVCNAVETLLVNADVADQFLPGMVERYREAGVTLRGDAATREVVAVDPATDDDWSSEYGDLELSIKVVEDVYAAVDHANTFGSKHTESIVTEDADAAETFMTGIDAASVFHNASTRFADGYRYGLGAEVGISTGKIHARGPVGLEGLTTYKYYLEGDGQLVASYAGDDALPFTHREFDGEWRPGHLADE, encoded by the coding sequence ATGACTGACGCCACCGAACGCCAGGTCGAACAGGCACAGTCCGCGGCCCTGCGGCTGGCGAACGTCGACGCCGCCGACCGGGACGCCGCGCTCGAAGCGATCGCCGACGCCATCCGGGCAAACAGCGAGGCGATCCTGGAAGCCAACGCCGACGACGTGGCGGAGGCCGAGGAACTGCTCGCCGAGGGCGAGTACACCCAGGCGCTGGTCGACCGCCTGAAGCTCGACGCGGGGAAACTCGACTCCATCGCCGGGATGGTCGAGTCCGTCGCCGACCAGGCCGACCCCCTCGGGAAGACCCTGGCGGCCCGCGAACTCGACGACGACCTCGAACTGTACAAGGTCGCTGTCCCCATCGGCGTCGTCGGGACCATCTTCGAGTCTCGGCCCGACGCCCTGGTCCAGATCGCCGCGCTCGCGCTGAAGTCGGGCAACGCCGTCATCCTCAAGGGCGGCAGCGAGGCCAGCGAATCGAACCGCGTGCTGTACGAGACCATCGTCGAGGCGACGAGCGAGATGCCCGACGGCTGGGCGACGCTCATCGAGGCCCACGAGGAGGTCGACGCGCTCCTGGAGATGGACGACAAGGTCGACCTGGTGATGCCCCGGGGGTCCTCGGAGTTCGTCTCCTACATCCAGGACAACACCCAGATCCCCGTCCTGGGCCACACCGAGGGCGTCTGTCACGTCTACGTCGACGACGACGCCGACCTGGGGATGGCCGAGGACATCGCCTTCGACGCGAAGGTCCAGTACCCCGCCGTCTGTAACGCCGTCGAGACGCTGCTCGTGAACGCCGACGTGGCCGACCAGTTCCTGCCCGGGATGGTCGAGCGCTACCGCGAGGCCGGCGTCACGCTGCGCGGGGACGCCGCCACCCGCGAGGTCGTCGCTGTCGACCCCGCGACCGACGACGACTGGTCGAGTGAGTACGGCGACCTCGAACTCTCGATCAAGGTCGTCGAGGATGTCTACGCTGCCGTCGACCACGCCAACACCTTCGGCTCGAAACACACCGAGTCGATCGTCACCGAGGACGCCGACGCGGCGGAGACGTTCATGACCGGGATCGACGCCGCCAGCGTCTTCCACAACGCCTCGACCCGCTTCGCCGACGGCTACCGCTACGGCCTCGGCGCGGAAGTCGGTATCTCGACGGGCAAGATCCACGCCCGCGGCCCGGTCGGCCTGGAGGGGCTGACGACATACAAGTACTACCTGGAGGGCGACGGCCAACTGGTCGCGAGCTACGCCGGCGACGACGCCCTGCCGTTCACTCACCGCGAGTTCGACGGCGAGTGGCGCCCCGGCCACCTGGCCGACGAGTAA
- a CDS encoding heavy-metal-associated domain-containing protein → MSTQTLSVSGLSCTGCEDAVEQALGDLPGVVSASADHDAGTVTVETDGDVDEDALASAVADAGYELV, encoded by the coding sequence ATGAGCACGCAGACGCTCTCGGTGAGTGGGCTGTCCTGTACAGGGTGTGAGGACGCCGTCGAACAGGCGCTCGGTGACCTGCCGGGCGTCGTCTCTGCGTCGGCAGATCACGACGCCGGAACGGTGACCGTCGAGACGGACGGCGACGTGGACGAGGACGCGCTGGCGTCGGCGGTCGCCGACGCCGGCTACGAACTGGTCTAA
- a CDS encoding class I SAM-dependent methyltransferase: MCSQSDWTDAFGRMVRDFHRDAVDEQPRYRRLDGSTGPAHLAGYFEPPSAWHDFERTLLAECSGRVLDAGCGAGRHALALDDRGYDLLAFDRSPGAVAVARDRGVDQAVVGDIRAPPVTGPFDTVVAFGKQLGVGSSVATLQTTLRALAGVVAPGGRLLADLDDCRRDAPDRTWVGNAAVRRFRVEYDGLTGPWTDLLLVDPARFEQALDGTYWRLERVLGADRDRPDYAVVLERTAQSV; the protein is encoded by the coding sequence ATGTGTTCCCAGAGTGACTGGACCGACGCGTTCGGCCGGATGGTCCGTGACTTCCATCGGGACGCTGTCGACGAACAGCCACGGTACCGGCGGCTCGACGGGTCGACCGGCCCGGCCCACCTGGCGGGGTACTTCGAACCACCGTCGGCCTGGCACGACTTTGAACGGACGCTGCTCGCCGAGTGTTCGGGTCGGGTCCTCGATGCCGGCTGTGGCGCCGGCCGACACGCGCTGGCCCTCGACGACCGGGGCTACGACCTCCTGGCGTTCGACCGCAGTCCCGGTGCGGTCGCCGTCGCCCGCGACCGCGGCGTCGATCAGGCTGTCGTCGGCGACATCCGGGCCCCGCCGGTGACCGGGCCGTTCGACACCGTGGTCGCGTTCGGCAAGCAACTCGGTGTCGGTAGCTCGGTGGCGACCCTGCAGACGACGTTGCGAGCGCTTGCCGGCGTCGTCGCCCCTGGCGGGCGACTGCTGGCCGACCTGGACGACTGTCGCCGGGATGCCCCGGACAGGACGTGGGTCGGTAACGCCGCTGTCCGGCGGTTTCGCGTGGAGTACGACGGACTGACCGGACCGTGGACCGACCTCCTGCTGGTCGACCCAGCGCGGTTCGAACAGGCCCTCGACGGGACGTACTGGCGGCTGGAGCGGGTCCTCGGTGCGGACCGTGACCGGCCCGACTACGCGGTCGTCCTCGAACGCACGGCTCAGTCGGTGTAG
- a CDS encoding HIT family protein — MSDCIFCQIVDGDIPSRTVYEDDAVLAFLDANPLSPGHTLVIPKAHHERLNDLPAGAAGEVMAAVHALTPAVEAAVDAPATTVAFNNGEAAGQEVPHVHAHIVPRFEDDGGRPIHALVSERPDLADDELDDIAAAITDGV; from the coding sequence ATGAGCGACTGTATCTTCTGTCAGATCGTCGACGGCGACATCCCGAGCCGGACCGTCTACGAGGACGACGCCGTGCTGGCCTTTCTGGACGCGAACCCCCTCTCGCCGGGACACACGCTGGTCATCCCGAAGGCCCACCACGAGCGGCTGAACGACCTGCCGGCCGGCGCTGCCGGGGAGGTCATGGCGGCGGTCCACGCGCTCACGCCAGCCGTCGAGGCGGCGGTCGACGCGCCCGCGACGACGGTGGCGTTCAACAACGGCGAGGCCGCCGGCCAGGAGGTCCCGCACGTCCACGCCCACATCGTCCCGCGGTTCGAGGACGACGGCGGCCGGCCGATCCACGCCCTGGTCAGCGAGCGCCCGGACCTGGCCGACGACGAACTCGACGACATCGCGGCCGCCATCACCGACGGCGTCTGA
- a CDS encoding GIY-YIG nuclease family protein, protein MAGGTYTLVLERDESATIAVGALGERAFPEGWYAYTGSALGSGGFGRIDRHRAVAAGENDTRHWHVDYLLGDPATTVDTVVRTEADIECAVARRVDGPAVEGFGHVAGFGCSDCDCPTHLTSHERRDLLLAGVERAHEAAAADSA, encoded by the coding sequence ATGGCCGGTGGGACGTACACCCTCGTCCTCGAACGCGACGAGTCCGCGACGATCGCGGTCGGCGCGCTCGGCGAGCGGGCGTTCCCCGAAGGGTGGTACGCCTACACCGGCAGCGCGCTCGGCTCGGGCGGGTTCGGCCGGATCGACCGGCACCGTGCGGTCGCGGCCGGCGAGAACGACACCCGCCACTGGCACGTCGACTACCTGCTCGGCGATCCGGCGACGACCGTCGACACCGTCGTCCGGACCGAGGCCGACATCGAGTGTGCGGTCGCCAGGCGGGTCGACGGCCCCGCTGTCGAGGGGTTCGGTCACGTCGCCGGCTTCGGCTGTTCGGACTGTGACTGCCCGACCCATCTCACCTCCCACGAGCGCCGGGATCTGTTGCTCGCGGGCGTCGAACGGGCCCACGAGGCCGCAGCGGCCGATTCGGCTTAG
- a CDS encoding universal stress protein → MTEYLVATASVHVTAAAADYLQDRLDPSADSVVVVAVRDPDASARDAGDAANVARSRLAAAMPTTETRDGDPTEELLAAIDEHDPDIVLLGANRGTEGAEGIGATAQAVLSAATRPVVVVPLPDL, encoded by the coding sequence ATGACCGAGTACCTCGTCGCCACCGCGTCGGTCCACGTGACTGCCGCGGCGGCCGACTACCTGCAGGACCGACTCGACCCGAGCGCGGACAGCGTCGTCGTGGTCGCGGTCCGCGACCCCGACGCGTCGGCCAGAGACGCCGGCGACGCGGCCAACGTCGCCCGCTCGCGGCTCGCGGCCGCGATGCCGACCACCGAAACCAGGGACGGCGACCCCACCGAGGAACTGCTGGCGGCCATCGACGAGCACGACCCCGACATCGTCCTGCTCGGCGCCAACCGCGGCACCGAGGGCGCCGAGGGCATCGGGGCGACCGCGCAGGCGGTGCTGTCGGCGGCGACCCGTCCCGTCGTAGTGGTGCCACTGCCCGATCTCTAG